The DNA segment AGCAGGCGTCTTGGGCGGGGTGCCCCCACCCGCCGCCCCGTCGGGGGCCAGGGGGTGTTCTGGTTCCTGGTTTCTGGTTCTTGGTTCCTGGTTGCCTTGGGGCTGGGTTGCCGCCGCCACCCCGGCGCCCACCGGCCGCCAACCCACCGGTTGGGGGTCGGTTTCCACGGCCTTCTTGGGCCGCCCGCCCTTGGCACCGTTGGCGCGGTTCTTGGCCAGCATCTGCTGGAACTGCGCAATCTCCTGGCCGCAACGTTCATGCACCCAGCCTTCGCCCGTGCGCACAAAAAAGTCCTGCAGCACGGTGTCCAGATCCCGGGCCTCCACGCGCAGGCGCCGGGCCACCCACTGGGTGTCCAGCGGCAGGGGTTGTTCGGTGTCGTAGTACCAGTCCAGCACACGGCGGTAGGCCAGGTCCTCCGCATTGCTCAGGTGCATGGTCGCGCTGCGGTAGTCACCTATATGGAAGGGGTAGTAATTCATGGCCGTCCTCCTTGCGCCGCAGTGCTGCGCGCCGGTTCTGCGGCGGGGCAATCTGCCGGTGGCATGGCCGCCCCCTGCCCCGCCGATCCCGGGACCAGGCTTGCGGCCTGGCTGGTGGCCGACCCGCTGGCGGGCACGCTGCCGGGCTCGGCCAACTCCGGCCAGATCGCCTGCCAGTCATCCGGCCGCAACTCACGGCGTGTGACGGCATGGCCGCACAGCCGCTCGATCGCCGCGCAATGCTCGATCGGCGTTCTGCGCCCAGGCTGCTTCCATTGCCAGACCGCGGCCTTGGTCACGCCCAGGCGGTCTGCCAGGGCTTTTTCTGAACCGGCGACTTCCGCCGCCTTCTCGATGGGATGCTTCATGCACGCAAGGCTAGCATTACTAGCCAACAAAGACAAGCATTACTAGCCCATGAAGTATAGAAAATCTTTACTATCGTGCCATGGATATCAAAGACTGGATCAAGGCTGCCCGTAGCCACAAGGGCTGGACGCAGCAGCAGCTGGGTGAGGCCGTGGGCCGCACCAAGGCCAACGTCGGCCATTGGGAAACCGGCAAGCACGAGCCCAAGCTCGACCTGATTGAGGCCATATCCAGGGAAACCGGCTTCCCGCCCCCCGCCCTGGG comes from the Comamonas terrigena NBRC 13299 genome and includes:
- a CDS encoding transcriptional regulator — encoded protein: MKHPIEKAAEVAGSEKALADRLGVTKAAVWQWKQPGRRTPIEHCAAIERLCGHAVTRRELRPDDWQAIWPELAEPGSVPASGSATSQAASLVPGSAGQGAAMPPADCPAAEPARSTAAQGGRP